A window from Streptomyces sp. NBC_00271 encodes these proteins:
- a CDS encoding acetate uptake transporter, with amino-acid sequence MDKDVSAGSITSTLGHLALGLTLLLFGLGNTQVIDGVTAADSVSLATYVGGIALFVAGLFAFRDHDAFTGTAFTALGAFWFTWGVTAGTQMSANATGLFLLLFALVALSLTAGASGAPLLTRGTYALLFVALLLLAVGQFGDSGGLGKVGGWFAVAGGALAWYGATAAMAHWPTALPGRAAGRGVTATG; translated from the coding sequence GTGGACAAAGACGTCTCCGCGGGAAGCATCACCTCGACTCTCGGCCACCTCGCGCTCGGCCTCACCCTGTTGCTCTTCGGCCTCGGTAACACCCAAGTGATCGACGGCGTGACCGCGGCCGACTCCGTCTCCCTCGCCACCTATGTCGGTGGCATCGCGCTCTTCGTAGCCGGGCTGTTCGCCTTCCGCGACCATGACGCCTTCACCGGTACGGCCTTCACGGCGCTCGGCGCGTTCTGGTTCACCTGGGGCGTCACGGCCGGCACGCAGATGTCCGCCAACGCGACCGGTCTCTTCCTGCTCCTGTTCGCGCTCGTCGCGCTCAGTCTGACCGCCGGCGCGAGCGGCGCGCCCCTTCTCACCCGAGGAACGTACGCGCTGCTCTTCGTCGCCCTTCTCCTGCTGGCCGTCGGGCAGTTCGGCGACAGCGGAGGTCTGGGGAAGGTCGGCGGCTGGTTCGCCGTCGCGGGTGGCGCGCTCGCCTGGTACGGGGCCACGGCGGCCATGGCTCACTGGCCCACCGCACTGCCCGGACGCGCCGCCGGCCGGGGGGTGACGGCCACCGGCTGA
- the glmS gene encoding glutamine--fructose-6-phosphate transaminase (isomerizing) — MCGIVGYIGRRDVAPLLLEGLQRLEYRGYDSAGIVVTTPKSTGLKMVKSKGRVRDLEAKVPARFKGTTGIAHTRWATHGAPSDVNAHPHMSADNKVAVVHNGIIDNASDLRKKLEADGVEFLSETDTEVLTHLIARSQAEKLEDKVRDALRVIEGTYGIAVLHADFPDRIVVARNGSPVVLGIGEKEMFVASDIAALVTHTRQIVTLDDGEMATLKADDFRTYTTEGTRTTAEPTTVEWEAASYDMGGHDTYMHKEIHEQAEAVDRVLRGRIDDRFSTVHLGGLNLDAREARQIRRVKILGCGTSYHAGMIGAQMIEELARIPADAEPASEFRYRNAVVDPDTLYVAVSQSGETYDVLAAVQELKRKGARVLGVVNVVGSAIAREADGGMYVHAGPEVCVVSTKCFTNTTVAFALLALHLGRTRDLSVRDGKRIIEGLRRLPAQISEILEQEDKIKKLAEEYAEARSMLFIGRVRGYPVAREASLKLKEVSYIHAEAYPASELKHGPLALIEPALPTVAIVPDDDLLEKNRAALEEIKARSGRILAVAHQEQEKADQTIVVPKNEDELDPILMGIPLQLLAYHTALALGRDIDKPRNLAKSVTVE, encoded by the coding sequence ATGTGCGGAATCGTCGGATACATCGGCAGGCGTGACGTGGCACCGCTGCTGCTCGAAGGCCTCCAGCGCCTGGAGTACCGGGGCTACGACTCGGCGGGCATCGTCGTCACGACGCCGAAGTCGACCGGTCTGAAGATGGTCAAGTCCAAGGGCCGGGTCCGTGACCTGGAGGCCAAGGTCCCCGCACGCTTCAAGGGCACCACCGGCATCGCCCACACCCGCTGGGCCACGCACGGCGCCCCCTCCGACGTGAACGCGCACCCCCACATGTCCGCCGACAACAAGGTCGCGGTCGTCCACAACGGCATCATCGACAACGCCTCCGACCTGCGCAAGAAGCTCGAGGCGGACGGTGTCGAGTTCCTCTCGGAGACCGACACCGAGGTCCTCACCCACCTGATCGCCCGCTCCCAGGCCGAGAAGCTCGAGGACAAGGTCCGCGACGCACTCCGGGTGATCGAGGGCACGTACGGCATCGCGGTTCTGCACGCCGACTTCCCCGACCGCATCGTGGTGGCCCGCAACGGTTCCCCGGTCGTCCTCGGCATCGGCGAGAAGGAGATGTTCGTCGCCTCGGACATCGCCGCCCTGGTCACCCACACCCGCCAGATAGTGACCCTGGACGACGGCGAGATGGCCACCCTCAAGGCCGACGACTTCCGCACGTACACCACCGAGGGCACCCGTACGACGGCCGAGCCGACCACCGTGGAGTGGGAGGCGGCCTCGTACGACATGGGCGGCCACGACACGTACATGCACAAGGAGATCCACGAGCAGGCCGAGGCCGTGGACCGGGTGCTGCGCGGCCGCATCGACGACCGGTTCTCCACCGTGCACCTCGGTGGCCTGAACCTGGACGCCCGTGAGGCGCGCCAGATCCGCCGCGTGAAGATCCTCGGCTGCGGCACCTCGTACCACGCGGGCATGATCGGCGCCCAGATGATCGAGGAGCTCGCCCGCATCCCCGCGGACGCCGAGCCGGCCTCCGAGTTCCGTTACCGCAACGCGGTCGTCGACCCCGACACCCTGTACGTGGCCGTGTCCCAGTCCGGTGAGACGTACGACGTACTGGCCGCCGTGCAGGAGTTGAAGCGCAAGGGCGCGCGGGTGCTCGGTGTGGTCAACGTCGTCGGCTCGGCGATCGCCCGCGAGGCGGACGGCGGCATGTACGTCCACGCGGGCCCCGAGGTCTGCGTCGTCTCGACGAAGTGCTTCACCAACACGACCGTCGCCTTCGCGCTGCTCGCCCTGCACCTCGGCCGTACCCGCGACCTGTCGGTCCGCGACGGCAAGCGGATCATCGAGGGCCTGCGCCGGCTGCCCGCGCAGATCTCCGAGATCCTGGAGCAGGAGGACAAGATCAAGAAGCTGGCCGAGGAGTACGCCGAGGCCCGCTCGATGCTCTTCATCGGTCGCGTCCGGGGCTACCCGGTGGCCCGTGAGGCCTCCCTGAAGCTCAAGGAGGTCTCGTACATCCACGCCGAGGCCTACCCGGCCTCCGAGCTCAAGCACGGCCCGCTGGCGCTCATCGAGCCCGCGCTGCCCACGGTCGCGATCGTCCCCGACGACGACCTCCTGGAGAAGAACCGCGCCGCCCTGGAGGAGATCAAGGCCCGCAGCGGCCGGATCCTCGCGGTGGCGCACCAGGAGCAGGAGAAGGCCGACCAGACGATCGTCGTCCCGAAGAACGAGGACGAGCTGGACCCGATCCTCATGGGCATCCCGCTCCAACTCCTCGCCTACCACACGGCGTTGGCCCTGGGCCGCGACATCGACAAGCCCCGCAACCTCGCCAAGTCGGTGACGGTGGAGTAG
- a CDS encoding purple acid phosphatase family protein, translating to MGVPEKLAERMTMAEQHEYLRAKFSRRNMIRGGAVTLGAVAGGAFVPGAVAQAASPTQATSSSTEKVDGALVAPFGRHLAFGNDPRTEITVSWQVPAAVKKPFIRIGAHPWDLSRKIEAEVRTLYTPAGVGASGDHTQYYLHAKLTHLRPGKTYYYGVGHAGFDPCAPHLLGTLGTFTTAPSHAEPFTFTAFGDEGVGYHGLANDALLLGQNPSFHLHAGDIAYADPAGAGKKEDTGFDSRIWDQFLAQTETVAKQVPWMPAYGNHDMEAWYSPNGYGGEEARWTLPDNGPDKKNLPGVYSFVYGNTAIISLDANDISFEIPANLGISGGTQTKWLEGQLKKFRASKDVDFIVIFFHHCAYCTSTAHASEGGVRQEWVPLFEKYTVDLVINGHNHQYERTDVIKGNAVTKKLPIGGTAYPETDGVVYVTAGAAGRSLYAFTAPESYEGHENEVDSVASFINLKDGKQNETVAWSRVRYLNYSFLRVDVTPAHKGRLATLTVRGIAETGAEVDHFTVARRAR from the coding sequence ATGGGCGTACCGGAGAAGCTCGCCGAGCGCATGACCATGGCAGAGCAGCACGAGTATCTCCGCGCCAAGTTCTCCCGGCGCAACATGATCAGAGGCGGGGCCGTGACCCTCGGCGCCGTCGCGGGAGGCGCCTTCGTGCCCGGCGCCGTCGCACAGGCCGCTTCCCCGACGCAGGCCACCTCCTCCTCGACCGAGAAGGTCGACGGCGCCCTCGTCGCCCCCTTCGGCCGTCACCTCGCCTTCGGCAATGACCCCCGTACGGAGATCACGGTCTCCTGGCAGGTTCCGGCCGCGGTGAAGAAGCCGTTCATCCGCATCGGCGCCCACCCCTGGGACCTCTCCCGCAAGATCGAGGCCGAGGTCCGCACCCTCTACACCCCGGCGGGCGTCGGCGCGAGCGGCGACCACACGCAGTACTACCTGCACGCCAAGCTCACCCACCTGCGCCCCGGCAAGACGTACTACTACGGCGTCGGCCACGCGGGCTTCGACCCCTGCGCGCCCCACCTGCTGGGCACGCTCGGCACCTTCACCACCGCGCCCTCGCACGCCGAGCCGTTCACCTTCACGGCCTTCGGCGACGAGGGTGTCGGTTACCACGGCCTCGCCAACGACGCCCTGCTGCTCGGCCAGAACCCGTCCTTCCACCTGCACGCCGGTGACATCGCGTACGCGGACCCGGCCGGCGCGGGCAAGAAGGAGGACACCGGCTTCGACTCGCGCATCTGGGACCAGTTCCTCGCCCAGACCGAGACGGTCGCCAAGCAGGTCCCGTGGATGCCCGCGTACGGCAACCACGACATGGAGGCCTGGTACTCACCCAACGGCTACGGCGGCGAAGAGGCCCGCTGGACGCTTCCGGACAACGGGCCCGACAAGAAGAACCTGCCCGGCGTCTACTCCTTCGTCTACGGCAACACGGCGATCATCTCGCTGGACGCCAACGACATCTCCTTTGAGATCCCGGCGAACCTGGGCATCTCCGGAGGAACGCAGACGAAGTGGCTCGAGGGCCAGCTCAAGAAGTTCCGGGCGTCCAAGGACGTCGACTTCATCGTGATCTTCTTCCACCACTGCGCGTACTGCACCTCCACGGCGCACGCCTCGGAGGGGGGCGTGCGACAGGAGTGGGTGCCGCTGTTCGAGAAGTACACGGTGGACCTGGTCATCAACGGCCACAACCACCAGTACGAGCGCACGGACGTCATCAAGGGCAACGCGGTCACCAAGAAGCTGCCGATCGGCGGCACGGCGTACCCGGAGACCGACGGTGTCGTGTACGTGACGGCGGGCGCGGCGGGGCGCAGCCTGTACGCGTTCACCGCCCCGGAGTCGTACGAGGGTCACGAGAACGAGGTCGACTCCGTCGCCTCCTTCATCAACCTCAAGGACGGCAAGCAGAACGAGACGGTCGCCTGGTCCCGGGTGCGCTACCTCAACTACTCGTTCCTTCGGGTGGATGTCACGCCCGCGCACAAGGGGCGGCTGGCCACGTTGACGGTGCGGGGCATTGCCGAGACGGGTGCGGAGGTCGACCACTTCACGGTGGCCCGTCGAGCTCGTTAG